From Daucus carota subsp. sativus chromosome 6, DH1 v3.0, whole genome shotgun sequence:
ACTATAAAGAATTCATTCTGTCAAAAAACAATCTATTAAGAATTCATTCAGccgttaaataaaaattatttaaccatattattctatcataattttatttttacaataagttaaatttaaaatacatacgataaaataacaaatattatacccgctcgtgctttgcacgggttataaaatcaatgaaaaatattttaggaccaatcaaAAACCGCttttaaattttagaccaataatattatttgtttaacttttttttattaaattttaatcaaaatattaaccaTATaaagaggaattattttaggaccaatcagaaTCCATTCCTAGATTTTAGACCATATTCCTCCTCCAACTTTCCTTCtatcaaatattaaacatagattcagttaaccaatcagaaaaaaataattattttaccaCCAATCAGAAATCACTCCTAAATTGTAGACCAATAATATTCCTCCTATAaaccgtgcaatgcacgggcggttaacataattgttattttatcgtatatattttgatttaactaattttgttgtaaaaataaaattataataaaataacgtgataaaataaatcttttatttaacAGGTGGATAAATTCCTATAGTTAAGTCCGCCAAATGGCTAATTGAAAATTAgatcgaacatatatattttaatgagaatgttaaaatatatttttatacatgttataatttaagaagaacCAATTTAATCTTTTAATATAAACTTGAATTGGTAATTCTCAATATCCTTCAAGAAAATCTCAGGTGTGAATTCTATACCAGTTTTTAAATACTCAACGAACTGAGTGCAACGGTAAGCTTTTCCTTCAACATAACCAAAGCGAGCAATAAATTCTGTTATCCAGCGAATAAATTCTATTCCTAAAGTAAGGGCAAATGACAGAAAAGGACAACAATGTCGAAAACGACATTCTACATGCAATATATAATGTAGTGGTCCATGTTTTCTTTAAGATTTATATTGTTATGGGTCAACCATGTGAATTTCTGCTATATAAATGAGTTCTTGTTTGTAGACTAGATAAGTACTTGAACCAAAACTTTTTCTTGATGGATGTGGAAACACCATTGCTGCGTGATGAAAAGCATAATGATATTTTAGTTAATAGTTTGAGGTGTGTTTCGCGCAATGATTGTGTTGATGTTTTTGTGGATGTATTGAAAGGATTAGTTTGATGTTTCAGAAGAGAAAAAGTCCAAAATAGGTTACCGTTGCATCAgtgaaaatagtaaaattaattaataaaaaaaattagaaggaGTCCAAAGTTTAGGTTACCGTTACATCAGTGGAAAaggtttttcaaaattaaagttgaaaaaacCGACTTGAGATTTTCAATGTTACGGGATTCGGTTGttgctttcttttttttttctttttttaggtTTACGCTTTGCCTGTCTGAGCTGCTGGACCGTTGTCTTATGAACTTTATCCAGTATGTAATTGGGCCTtccaatatcaaaaatattaaacaaagtaATGGCTATGCAAATATaacttttctttgttttaacaTTTTTCTAATTTACTTCTGGAAAAAAgaaattctaatttaaattataatatataattttaatatcctaCAGTAATAATGTATTAATTAAGTGTGCCCCGTTAGTTTATATAACAGTCGCTTTCTTATTAAACATCGTGTGTTGCCACATAAAACGAgaattattatatatcttatattattgtatgaagtgaaaaatatatataatctaataatgattaaatattatttaaattaaaaattatgactATTAAATtgactatttattttaatacatttatttgataaatagttaattaatttacttctggaaaaaaaaattctaatttaaattataatatataattttaatatcctaCAGTAATAATGTATTAATTAAGTGTGCCCCGTTAGTTTATATAACAGTCCATTTCTTATTAAACATCGTGTGTTGCCACATAAAACGAgaattattatatatcttatattattGTATGAAGTGAAAAATACATATGAtctaataatgattaaatattatttaaattatttaaattaaaaattatgactATTAAATtgactatttattttaatacatttatttgataaatagttaattaactaaatttttaataatctacttatctactttctacttatatatataatagctcAACACGTTCGTGACAAgccataaaaaaaatgttattcatgAGACTCGAACCCAAACCCTCTACATCACAATTACACCACTGAAACCACTTGAGCTGCACaagcaattaattttttttattcaaaagcattaaattcatacattaaaactgttgtatttatattcttttcaatatcttatttatttgagataagttattatttcaggtaagtctcatatgttttttacatgatagattaacaTCCATAAATTAACTACTtacgtaataaatttaaatttgaaaaagaatttgaacaattgggctcgagccatgtttcagatttcaaaaaatggatataattcatatttgaataaaattgcacgaattcaaatctaacttaatactttaaacgagtaccgatacaatattagagaaatttgaatgtgagaaataagtacaaaaactaagatttcggtgagcatctttgaaaggaaaaattgatggaatttcaacatggactatgtcatatattttttttaattataaaaggtgacttataaagagattacaatattttgaaaaatatgaaataagataactgaaagaatatttttatttagattactttttattttaaacttatgaattcagaattcgacgtgtaaccaaatcttttcaaaaaaaaattatagatttaaGGATAAtgacaaagacatcaaatttggtgttagaaaatatgtctaaatgatgtgattttggtgatatatgaatttgaaatatgatAACTTGTGATGCAAAGGTGAATTTAGGGAAATTCTATGTTGTTAATCAAAAttcaaccaaataataataaaacgtgtTTACGAAACCTACTAAAaaaattgagttataaattttatttgcttaaaataaaataacacagaaaaataagttttatatatatatatatatatatatatatatatatatatatatattaaagtattaaaactataattttaatatgccatccatCAATGTGTAACAtacgagttaaataaaatgattcaaactataattaaattaattattcatttacaaaataaactaataaaatataattaattctaaaatGGATAATCCGACGTGATaaggtgaaaactaatatctgattaaacgagaatagaacaagaatagttttccaTAATCTTGAATATCGaacacctgatttgatctttaacaattgaacatgatatgctacattgttcacccctaagaaataagagtatcaaaatatttaaaaatgtgagtttgcacaaagcttaAAAAGTAACTATgcgactaattaaactaaatatttcttatttttatgaactCCATGGTGCCTAACTGACATCTACtctatttttgctatttgagatatggtttataacaattacatgaaaaatcattaaaagtcttaatcaacaagctcagaaaactaatgataaaaaattaataatttataacaagacaatattataacacgcggtatcaaagtaataatcatctaatattttaaactaacaaaaaaaatataaggcattgaagtactatataattggaaaattaaaagggtaagccACATTAAACGTGTCGGAATTTTTCTGCTACAATTataaggttagtagttcaattgatacttttataataaagtaaggtaggtcttttacatacaatatatgtttcaattattatttatacaaggTGTGTGcaatatatgataaaaaagaatgtgttgatggtctgtccatcatatatcacttaactattacacaaacgtatgctcaaaaaaagagaaataaatataaaacaacgcggaccacacatcttcatctaatcatgattgaggatatcgtaattcacatatcaagaaaaagttttcatattggatgaaataatttaataattttcaacaataaattacagatctttttaatgaggtataatatatttaaattctaaaagtttcagtattaatttcgaatataattttgaacatttaGACAATATGGTAGTGGCCTCTATATCTTAacaaatttgaatatagaaaaatcagttcaaatgttttttttgatccataatttttttttaaatatagtacatattattactatcaatgctattagattgcaaatgttacatttcatatttaaatattttgttaaaaaataagacgtaatagttatgctcgaaataatatgatgacacacgaatattatttaaaacacaacaaaaattagagtcccgtgcctcgcacgagcttttatgctagtttatATAAACGCTCTACAATCTCTTAATTGAAATAACTccctcaaaataattatttcaaaaattttaaccctttgactatcggatatcaatattaaataatatatgtttagTCAAATCTTTAATGTTCAGAAATTATCACAATATAATAActagttatttttttttgaaaacaaataataatattcaataaataattattaaactcattttttattttttttaaatgttccATTAATTGAAAAACTTCATCTTTAGCTAAAGGTTTTCGGAAAAGCTCTTGCTTTGAAtccgaaaaatcaaaattttgaaaaaaataaaatcaaatcgAAAGAAGTTTCACGATTCGGTTGGTTTTTACGGTTTAGGTTTACGTGGAATATGCATGTGTGGGCTTGTGATATTTATATAAGGTTATAGTTTTCGCGTTGCCACAAGCTAGCTAAAAGCCTAAAACCCTAAAGCACAGAACCAAAGCAGTGAATTAAAGATGTCAATTCACGTTGAAAAACCGATTGAAGTGACGGAACTTGAAGCAGAAGTGGAAGTAGATGAAAAAGAAGAGGACTCGTGGtcatcagattctgaaattgGAGACGCTTTGGACTATTTGGATTcagaagatgatgaagatgctATTGATGGAGCTTTTACTCCTCAGTCGAGGCGCCCAAATGCTCACGGTGGCCTTCACACTCGTCCGAATGCCTCTTCGCTGCAGCCTCTCCCGAATCGAAACCAGAAGTTCACTAATCATATTAGAGCTTCACCTTTAGAGGTATATCATAAGCACATTTAGTTATTAGCTTCTACATTTGTCGATAATATTTGATTGTAAGTTTTGTTAGTCGGTTTAGGAATGGGAGGGAAGGTTTGATGTTGGCATGTCGAATTCTGTTACAACTGCTATTCGTGCAAGTGTTAGAGATATGGCAATTGGAAAGACTAAAACAACGGAGAAGGCGGATCGTGCAACTGTTGAGCAGGTGCGTGTAGTCCTGTTGGCTTGATATGAATCGTGTCTCTGTAGTTTCTGTTATCTCTCGTAAAAGAAATGAAATGTCGGATATTTTTAATCTTAGTACTGACTTCGTATTGTAAGATTGTAAAACAGAAATGCCTATAAGAACAAACAAGCATAtatgtttgtttttcttttgaatGCTTTGTCTTTTATTCAGGCATGTACTCGTATAGAAGTATTGGAGGTAGTTGTATTATTAATCATGCAAAAATTTGCTTAGGCTAGTTATAAGGTGCAGTATGAGAAATGAAATTTCCAGGTAATTTAAtctattttatgtaaaaatGATATACATAGTTACAAATCTAACAAACTAgatgcaaaaataaaaatttcctGCTGCTGTCCTCTTAATATGTTCTTCTGAAGGGCCGTGCCTTTTGTATTATGACTTACttttgaagaagctgaaaataaatcaaaatgccCGAGTGAAAATATACTCAGTTCCTGGCTGAAGTGATATTGCTAAATAGGGGCATGCCCTTTAGTTATTTGTTGGACACCCAGATCAGTTAGATAAGTTCAATGTACAGTTAGGTTTGTTATTTAAATTGCTTGAGTGCATTGGCTGAATCTGCTCAAAAGACAGTTCGAGTTCGCTTTGATTATTGCTTTTGCAGGCTGCCTTAAGTTTTACTTTTTGTAATGCCGTTATTTGACGTAACTCATAGAAGTATCTCTTGTTTTCTTGCAGACAATTGACCCCAGAACTCGCATGGTTTTGTTCAAAATGTTGAATCGGGGTGTCTTCCATGATATAAATGGTTGTATTTCAACTGGCAAAGAAGTATGTGTGTTCTGCATTTCATCTGTTACCTTCTTTGTTTCAAATGGAAATGGTTCCTTTGCTACCTTTATTAAAGCTAGTTCCATTGCTACTAATGTTATCCACAATCTTGTGCCTTTCTTTTGTTGTCTCTGTACAGGCAAATGTTTAccatgctacaaaatctgatggtcAGGAATTGGCAATCAAAATTTACAAAACTTCTGTACTTGTGTTTAAGTAAGCTCGAGAAATCTGTCCTGTAATTATGCTGTTGTGCACTGTAGTTGAAGAATCAAGGCTGGAATCTTTCTGcttgatataattttatattctttCCATTATTTCTAAATACTTAAACATCATCTATTTAGTACATATAAGTAAAATTTTGCACATATGCAATGATCTTGGCTTCTTTTGTCCCTCGTTTCACGAACAAGGGGTTCTCTTCATAGAAAATGTGAGTTAAGGTTAAATTGGGAACAAGCATGATGAGAAGGACCAGAGAGCATGAGGTTATCTTTAATAATTATTTCGTTCATCTTATCCTTTGACCTTTGTGATAAATCAGCAGTGACATGTATGATTGGTAACTGGATTACAGTGCTGTAAATTTGTTGTGGTCTAGAAGTTGCAAGTACAGAATACGATTGTTAGGTGATGATAAATATTCCTTGATGTTCATAATAATATGGAAGGTAGATGTTAGTTTAACAGTTGGATGGTAGATTAACATTTGCTCGACTTTTTCTTCCATGATTATTCACATAACTTTCAAGTGCTTTGCAGCTTGCTTACGAGACAAGTCAAAATTTATATGCATTTTAACACACTCTacagactatatatatatatattctttttctcCTGCTGTCCAAGCTAGCATCTGAGATTAACGTTTAGATACTCCTTGGTGGTGTTAGCGATACTAAATTTGATGCTCTTAAACATTTCAGGGACAGAGACAGATATGTAAAAGGTGACTACCGTTTTAGATATGGATATTGCCGGCACAATCCAAGAAAAATGGTCAAGACATGGGCTGAAAAAGAAATGAGGAATCTTATGAGGTACATGAGTACAATAACAATGTAATTCACTGTAAATGCTTCTTTACCTTGTCTGTAATTGCTACAGTTATTTTGGTGGTCACACTCGGAGCATTCCAGTAGATTTTCTTTTGCTAACTCAATGAGATTAcataaaatgattatattaaaaaattaatgtttttggtgaggttttatagtGAAACTTGTGGTAGATTCCGGGAAAAGCTGAGCAGCTTTTTCCGAAAGCATGGGGAGACATGCGGCAGCTTTTGAGTCGAGAACTACTGTTCAGAAAAActgcttttaaatttatcaaataattttttgccTGATGCTTTTCACCAAAAATTTGTTATGTTTGTATCAACAATACCAAGCAGGGCCTTAAAAAAGCTTTGTGGTATAATACATCTGTAATTTTGAGCTTAAGGCTCTCAACGCCTGAAGGGGTGGATTTAAGTAGAGATAAAGAGGAAGAGTATCATGATATCATGATACCAAGTAATTTAGGTTGAGATTGTTGAACTCTGTCTTCTGATTGCTAGTAAAAAGATATCAAATGTAGGAGATATTTCTGTAATCTCTGGATTTGCAGCTGCTCTCAAACTTTAAATATGTAATGAGCTAAGTAATGCAATAAAATAAGAAGCACAAAGCTTCTGCCAGCCCTTCCATCTATATGTTGGTTACTGGAACTTGGGGACTAAGAAACATAGCAAGTGGTTCCATTAAAAAGTAACAAATGTATAGCGCAAGATGAGCAAACAGACTAGCATATCCTGCAGTAAGTGCAGTCTTATGATGTTCTATGAACGGGGTGATCTATATACgagtgttcttttttttttttgcatatataatatttgaatatgatttaatttttatttttttgtatatcTTTCAGGCTAAAGGCAGCAGGAATTAGGTGCCCGACTCCACTTCTTTTGAGGCTTCATGTTCTTGTTATGGAGTTTATAGGTAGTTCTTGTTATGGAGCTCTATGGAGAACACGTCTTAGCATGAGAATACAGAGAACACTACTCTCTCCGCAGacatgaattgtatacattgggggactgGGATGCggcacacactttaatgctcctgtaaattatagttctataacttatttttaagatttttttttgaatagaaatttaatatttaaaattttattcaggaaaaaaaattaaaaacaagttgaattatattttataagagcattaaagtgtgtgccGAGCAGAAAAAAAACGTATAGAAATGAgcgggactgagggagtattgTTCTGCAACAGAACATTACAATAATGAAAATGTGAAATATTTGCAAAAGAGTTGTTATGCACTTTTTGAGAAGTGCAGAACAATTGTTCTCACTGTTCTGACATACAAACTGTTCTCAGTTAAATCACTGcctatatatgtaaatatacatattaacaACAAATGGCTAAGTTATGGATTTTTTTCTATCTTTTTGCTCCCCTTGTATCTTCTATCATCTTTCTATTTTGAAAAGTTCTTCTTTGGAAAAATTTAAGTCCAACAAATAATGTGAGATTTGATTAATTTATAGTTGTCATGGTTTTTGGTTTGGGCCCTAACTTGCACATATGAAACCACAATGACTTCAAAATTTTGTGAGGCACCCTTGTTCTCGGCTTCTCGCTATTACATACTTGTTTCCCCTATAGTTTTTTGACAGTAAAGTAGTAAGTTCTTACTATGTACTTTCACTTTCTTCAaaatgttttaatttaaatgtaTACACTGGCGGGAGATTGATGTAAATTTTCTCTGCAGGCAAATCTGGTTGGGGTGCGCCTCGACTCAAGGATGCCTCTTTATCTCTTGACAAACTACGTGAAGCTTATATGGAGGTGTGTTTCAACAATTAATGAATTCATGATATGTGTATAATTGCTTCTATATGCAAATTAGTGAAATTAGGGATTTAGTTGGGTAATTACCTGTATCTGCATTCTGTCAGAGTGAATGTTTTTTAATGTAAATCATTATGActaaaacattttaaaaagatattgaaaGACAGCTTTACACCCTCGTAGATGGATATTTGATTTGTTCTTATGGCTCATCTTGGTGACCCTCTCAATTGCCTGATGGTGTTTCTATTGAGAACTCCACTTGGGCAGAAGAATCTAGCATTATTATCATACCCAATAATAGTAGGAGCATTCCCATATACAACTGCAGATTTTATTTCAAACTGGAGAAAAGATGATTCTAGATAAGGATTCCCTTAGATTTAAGCTAGGATGGGGATGGCTTCCAAAcctgataaaaatataatatcatatcaaGTTGTTCTGTACATTTGCATGAATTTATCTGTGCTTCTGGAGTTGTGATATATAGTCCTAACCCTTTTTCATCTGTACCAGATGGTAATGGCAATGCGCACATTATATCAGAAGTGCAAGCTGGTGCATGGAGATCTCAGTGAATACAACATACTTTTTTATGAGGTGAGGAATTCTAAATGAttaacattataaaatattttcaatcatAATCTTGTTTATTATAAAGATTATTGTTAATAAAATCTTACTCATGCCAGGGTCACTTGTATATTATTGATGTATCACAATCGGTTGATCTTGATCATCCCCATGCCCTTGATTTCCTCAAAGAGGACTGCCTTCATGTTTCAGTGAGTTGTTTTTACATAATTACAATTCTGTATAAAGATACATGAAGAGCAGTAATTGAATTTATTTCCAGCGAATAATGATAGCTTATTGTGAGTTTCAGGACTTCTTCAAAAAACATGGTGTAGCTGTTATGACGATTCGTGAATTGTTTGATTTCATAGTTGATCCATCCATAAGCGACGAGTCTGTGGATAGTTATTTGGAAATGGTACGACCTGTTTATGTAGCGTTTTCACTTCCAAGTCCTTGCGCATTTTTCCTGAATTTTCCTAAGTAATGTATACCCTCTTGTTATTAGGCGCAACAAAAAAATTTGGCTAGAGGAAATCTGTTTTCTGCAGAGGATGAAACTGCAGATTCCGATTTTTTGAAGGTGATATGAGCAGCCATTTATtccattatatatgtattatgtaGTTCCATCATCCATGTTTCTGTTTTTCCCGTATGGTACTGTCTCCAGGAAGTGTTTGGTTATTGACATATAGTTAATTTGCTGTATGCATTAGCCTTCTAGTTTGTTACTTTTTTCCTGCCAACATGTCCTGAGAATTGTTTCCCAGTTATTTACTTTTTGAGCAAGTAAATTTTTACAATGCTCGAGATATGCATGATCTTTTAAGTTTCTATGTCCAACttatcttttaagtttttatgCCCAACTTgatattatatctttttttgGTAGTCGTATATTCCCAAAACGCTAGATGATGTGACACATGCTGAAGAGGATGTCATGAAATTAACTAGTGGCAAGGACACTGGAGGTATGTCATACCAGACTATCACAGGGCATAAAGAGGTACTTGCTATTGCTCAACCTTCTCTTCCCAGAAGGGACGACCAACAGCAACCTGGAGAGGTCATCTTCGAGGCACCTACTGATCAAGATGGTCATATTAATTCCCAGGAGATTGAATCAGAGGAAGAAACAGATGAAAGTGAGGATAGTTTGATTGGCTCCGATGAAGAAGGGTCTCTTTCTGAAAATGAGGCAAAGAGACCTGAGGATATAAAAGTGGCGAGAAAGGAGAACAAGAAGAAAgttaaagaagagaaaagagaagcTAGAAAAACCAAAGCACCAAAAGccctgaagaagaaaaagaaaaagttgGCGAAAGCCAAGAAAACTAGGTAGTTACTACTTGCTAGTTAGTGGTAGAGATACGGGTGCAAATATAATATGGTGAATTTTGCTACAGATTTTGTTTATGATTAAAAAATGCTTGTTTTGAGATTATATACTTTATATACCACGAATTGGAAGTCTTTTGTGTTGATGACTTTCCGTGAACCATTTACCACTtctttaaaagaattattaagtACAAGCCAGAGAAACTTGACCTCAAATTCTGCTTACACATATGCAAGACCAGATTTTTTTCTACTTATATTTAGTTTTGCTTTAGTAAGAGCTTTTAATTAATCATCGGCTTAAATCTATAGAAACCATCCAAGTTTGCCTTTTTGAACACAACGacaatcaaagaaaaaaaaccGATTACTCAACTATCAAAGTTCTGAAAACGTACAGCTTGATCATGATTGAGCAAAATAAAACCGAGTCAGGAGAGAGTGCAGCACACTTGCTGTTCAATGAAGGTAAAGACCCGGCTTGTAAGGTTTAAACAGTGTAGAATAGTTTAGCCATCAAGGTTTGTCAAAAAAACAATTCTTGTCTAGGAGCTCTGCATCAATAAATAAATGGAGGAGCAGGAAACAACTTTATAATCGGGAAGCAAGCAAGGGGAGAAGAAGTGAAGCGAGAGTTTGTGAACACCTAACATATGTTTTGGTGATGTTTTAGTTGCTGGGAAGTTTGAAAACACCCGTATCTTAATCTTGTGATCAAGTAATTTTGCAGggtccgtcaaaaaaaaaaagaaattttgcaGGGCATCTTTTGTCTTGAACGCTGCTTCAAGCGTAATTTTAATATAGTACTTAgcttttcaaaaacaaatattcagcctgaccaaaaaaaaaacaaaaacaaatattcagaagtacatattatattaaaagtgaattcaaaaatatattatattaaaaattcagaatatatcataattataatatatctaatatattaataaatttatttacacatcatatgaattattaaaattaaaattctaatttcagTAAATATCTGTAACATGACAGcagttttaataaatttataatttaatatattcagtgtttttattttaacccaaaaatgtttattttttatttaaatatcttttaaatcgaaaaatacatattattctaggataataattttttccgataataaattataaattagaattattgtaataaataaaatattatatatcacaTGGCATGGCATGGAATATgagttaatattatttaaaagagATGTTTATGACAATATTTGAgtgcatttattttaattattaaaaaaatattgatgttGCAGTACTGGTATGGACAGCAGCTTTAAGGAACACACCAGTAGCAAAAGATTAAGCATCTGTATATGATTATCACTCTCACTCTCAGG
This genomic window contains:
- the LOC108226642 gene encoding uncharacterized protein LOC108226642 → MSIHVEKPIEVTELEAEVEVDEKEEDSWSSDSEIGDALDYLDSEDDEDAIDGAFTPQSRRPNAHGGLHTRPNASSLQPLPNRNQKFTNHIRASPLEEWEGRFDVGMSNSVTTAIRASVRDMAIGKTKTTEKADRATVEQTIDPRTRMVLFKMLNRGVFHDINGCISTGKEANVYHATKSDGQELAIKIYKTSVLVFKDRDRYVKGDYRFRYGYCRHNPRKMVKTWAEKEMRNLMRLKAAGIRCPTPLLLRLHVLVMEFIGKSGWGAPRLKDASLSLDKLREAYMEMVMAMRTLYQKCKLVHGDLSEYNILFYEGHLYIIDVSQSVDLDHPHALDFLKEDCLHVSDFFKKHGVAVMTIRELFDFIVDPSISDESVDSYLEMAQQKNLARGNLFSAEDETADSDFLKSYIPKTLDDVTHAEEDVMKLTSGKDTGGMSYQTITGHKEVLAIAQPSLPRRDDQQQPGEVIFEAPTDQDGHINSQEIESEEETDESEDSLIGSDEEGSLSENEAKRPEDIKVARKENKKKVKEEKREARKTKAPKALKKKKKKLAKAKKTR